From a single Phalacrocorax carbo chromosome 10, bPhaCar2.1, whole genome shotgun sequence genomic region:
- the LOC104051237 gene encoding hemoglobin subunit alpha-D: MLGAEETALVRGVWQKVESAKDEMGEETLTRMFLVYPKTKTYFPHFDLHHGSEQIRNHGKKVVTALGNAIQNLDNLRQTLADLSNLHAYNLRVDPVNFKLLAQCFQVVLAVHLGQEYTPEVHVAFDKFLTAVAAVLAEKYR, translated from the exons ATGCTGGGTGCTGAAGAAACAGCACTGGTCAGGGGCGTCTGGCAGAAGGTGGAGAGCGCCAAAGATGAAATGGGAGAGGAGACCCTGACCAG GATGTTCCTGGTCTACCCCAAGACCAAGACCTACTTCCCCCACTTTGACCTGCACCACGGCTCTGAGCAGATCCGCAACCATGGCAAGAAGGTGGTGACTGCCTTGGGCAACGCCATTCAGAACCTGGACAACCTCCGCCAGACCCTGGCTGACCTCAGCAACCTGCATGCCTACAATCTGCGCGTTGACCCCGTCAACTTcaag CTGCTGGCGCAGTGCTTCCAGGTGGTGCTGGCCGTGCACCTGGGCCAAGAATACACCCCGGAGGTGCACGTCGCCTTCGACAAGTTCCTGACGGCCGTGGCTGCCGTGCTGGCCGAGAAGTACAGATAA
- the LOC104043382 gene encoding hemoglobin subunit alpha-A, whose product MVLSASDKTNVKGVFAKVGGSAEAYGAETLERMFTAYPQTKTYFPHFDLHHGSAQIKAHGKKVAAALVEAANHIDDIAGALSKLSDLHAQKLRVDPVNFKLLGHCFLVVVAIHHPTLLTPEVHASLDKFMCAVAKELTAKYR is encoded by the exons ATGGTGCTGTCTGCCAGTGACAAGACCAACGTGAAGGGCGTGTTCGCCAAAGTGGGTGGCAGTGCCGAGGCCTATGGTGCCGAGACCCTGGAGAG GATGTTCACGGCCTACCCCCAGACCAAGACCTACTTCCCCCACTTTGACCTACACCATGGCTCTGCTCAGATCAAGGCGCATGGCAAGAAGGTAGCAGCTGCGCTGGTTGAGGCTGCCAACCACATTGATGACATCGCAGGTGCCCTCTCCAAGCTCAGCGACCTCCATGCCCAAAAGCTCCGTGTGGACCCTGTCAACTTCAAA cTGCTGGGCCACTGCTTCCTGGTGGTGGTGGCCATCCACCACCCCACTCTCCTGACTCCGGAGGTCCATGCTTCCCTGGACAAGTTCATGTGTGCCGTAGCCAAGGAGCTGACTGCCAAGTACCGTTAA